A genomic segment from Geitlerinema sp. PCC 7407 encodes:
- a CDS encoding cyclase/dehydrase, whose protein sequence is MVVSTPSFFDAFAHWNVSAGQQSAVHRGEILLHPQVHPSGGGSATAQMYLPMARDLAWSQLTNYSRWVHYFTDITNSRLLAVDADNPACKRIYQMARKAFLFLTAEVEIYLRVTERSQQKIEFRLERGNFVDFSADLYLQDWQAGTLMTYSVCATPSIPVPSFVVQQALQLELPANMRNMRRTLCPGS, encoded by the coding sequence ATGGTAGTTTCTACGCCCAGTTTCTTTGATGCCTTTGCCCACTGGAATGTCAGCGCAGGGCAGCAGAGCGCAGTCCACCGGGGCGAGATTTTGCTCCATCCCCAAGTGCACCCCAGCGGCGGCGGCTCAGCGACCGCCCAGATGTATCTGCCGATGGCCCGCGACCTTGCTTGGAGCCAGCTCACCAACTACTCTCGCTGGGTTCACTATTTCACCGACATCACCAACAGCCGCCTGCTCGCCGTCGATGCCGACAATCCAGCCTGCAAGCGCATCTACCAAATGGCGCGCAAGGCGTTTCTCTTTTTGACCGCCGAGGTCGAAATCTATCTGCGCGTCACAGAGCGATCGCAGCAAAAAATCGAGTTTCGCCTAGAGCGCGGCAACTTTGTTGATTTTTCGGCAGACCTTTATCTGCAAGACTGGCAAGCGGGCACGCTGATGACCTACAGCGTCTGCGCAACGCCGTCGATTCCGGTCCCGTCCTTCGTGGTGCAGCAGGCGCTCCAGCTCGAGCTGCCCGCCAACATGCGCAACATGCGGCGGACCCTGTGTCCTGGCTCCTAG
- a CDS encoding lipopolysaccharide assembly LapA domain-containing protein produces MRQINFLIIFVMLLALVLFSLQNTEPALIRVVEGVQVQAPLCVELILAMGAGAVLAWIFSVWTRMQRLIEARKDIQEIQNRDVRIQELQDDIERYKVEINEQRSLPPAENRGDGETVDAYAS; encoded by the coding sequence ATGCGACAAATCAATTTTCTGATTATTTTTGTCATGCTGTTGGCCTTGGTGCTGTTCAGTCTCCAAAACACCGAACCCGCCCTTATTCGGGTGGTAGAAGGCGTGCAGGTCCAGGCCCCGCTGTGCGTTGAGCTGATTTTGGCCATGGGCGCCGGAGCCGTTCTCGCGTGGATCTTCAGCGTGTGGACGCGCATGCAGCGCCTGATCGAAGCTCGAAAAGACATCCAGGAGATCCAAAACCGGGATGTGCGGATCCAGGAGCTTCAAGACGACATCGAGCGCTACAAAGTGGAAATCAACGAGCAGCGCAGCTTGCCGCCCGCCGAAAATAGAGGCGACGGCGAGACCGTCGACGCCTACGCCAGCTAG
- a CDS encoding DUF58 domain-containing protein, which yields MIPTWRVYGLLLGAIAIAALIAALGDLRTSIIAVIAFDVVVLALMAIDSWRVRSQRVTVARQPLRRLSIGRDNTVHLTVQTGKRPAELQIRDGYPEVVAATPPILTARLPAQHSEELTYSVRPSQRGEFAWGAVQVRQRGPWGLAWHDWSIPQPQAVAVYPDLLGLRSLSLKLTLQSAGSIRQSRRFGMGTEFAELRNYSQGDDPRLIDWKATARRAHTQDQSPFLVRVLEPEQEQTLLILLDRGRLMTAQVQGLKRFDWALNAALSLATAGLHRGDRVGIAVFDREITTWIPPERGIEQLPRFIERLTPLQPVLLEPDYLSAVTTIVNRQTRRALVVLLTDLVDQTASGEVLSAMGRLAPRYLPFCVALRDPRMDEQAHTTTQSIEAAYARAVALDLLAQRQVALASLKQRGGLVLDAPAHQVTDQLVEQYLRLKARNQL from the coding sequence ATGATTCCAACCTGGCGCGTTTATGGTCTGCTGCTGGGCGCGATCGCGATCGCCGCTCTCATCGCAGCCTTGGGGGATCTGCGCACCAGCATCATCGCGGTCATCGCCTTTGATGTGGTCGTGCTGGCGCTGATGGCCATCGACAGCTGGCGGGTGCGGTCCCAGCGAGTCACCGTGGCGCGCCAGCCCCTGCGGCGGCTCTCTATCGGGCGAGACAACACCGTGCACCTCACGGTCCAGACCGGCAAGCGCCCCGCCGAGCTGCAAATCCGCGACGGCTACCCAGAGGTCGTGGCAGCCACGCCGCCGATCCTGACGGCCCGTCTGCCAGCGCAGCACAGCGAAGAGCTCACCTACAGCGTCCGGCCCAGCCAGCGGGGCGAGTTTGCCTGGGGCGCAGTCCAGGTGCGCCAGCGGGGCCCGTGGGGGCTAGCGTGGCACGACTGGAGCATTCCCCAGCCCCAAGCCGTGGCGGTGTATCCTGACCTGCTGGGCCTGCGATCGCTCTCTCTCAAGCTCACCCTCCAGTCGGCGGGCTCGATTCGCCAGAGCCGCCGCTTCGGCATGGGCACCGAATTTGCGGAGCTGCGCAACTACAGCCAGGGCGACGACCCCCGCCTGATCGACTGGAAAGCCACCGCCCGCCGAGCCCATACCCAGGATCAGTCTCCGTTTTTGGTCCGGGTTTTGGAGCCCGAGCAGGAGCAGACCCTGCTGATTTTGCTCGATCGCGGTCGCCTGATGACTGCCCAGGTCCAGGGGCTGAAGCGCTTTGACTGGGCCCTAAACGCGGCGCTGTCTTTAGCGACGGCTGGCCTCCATCGGGGCGATCGCGTGGGGATTGCCGTCTTCGATCGCGAGATCACCACCTGGATCCCTCCAGAGCGCGGCATTGAGCAGCTTCCCCGCTTCATCGAGCGCCTCACACCCCTCCAGCCCGTCTTGCTCGAGCCGGACTACCTGAGCGCCGTCACCACCATCGTCAACCGCCAAACTCGCCGCGCCCTGGTGGTGCTTCTGACTGACTTAGTGGATCAGACCGCATCGGGTGAGGTGCTTTCGGCCATGGGCCGCCTTGCGCCCCGCTATCTTCCGTTTTGTGTGGCGCTGCGAGATCCCCGCATGGACGAGCAGGCCCACACCACCACCCAGAGCATCGAAGCGGCCTATGCCCGAGCGGTCGCCCTGGACTTGCTGGCCCAGCGCCAAGTCGCCCTCGCCAGCCTGAAGCAGCGCGGCGGCCTCGTTCTCGACGCGCCCGCTCACCAGGTGACCGATCAGCTCGTGGAGCAATATCTGCGCCTCAAGGCCCGCAACCAGCTCTAG
- a CDS encoding M23 family metallopeptidase: MIAKSIAFLASLAGLIVLAISEGAIAQDASDQSLCPRPALSRVVRHTIAPGETLDSIAQAYGLLPATLMGLNPALRSGKAPVGQEILVPPYNGIRVVVPAGQTWRDVADTYGVRADALFEVNGCVASPTTIFVPGVNWSPNTPGAQYAAAPPTPQRYLTRYPLPSAAQVADVYGWRVHPVSNEVAFHSGVNLQAAAGTPVYAAGDGTVAFVGMRENYGNLVVINHQGGLQTRYGFLASMQVKTGQTVKAGDVVGAVGEGNLPSPSLDFEVRRNSDLGWVAEDPEPYLREMGRP; encoded by the coding sequence ATGATTGCTAAGTCGATTGCGTTCCTCGCGTCCCTGGCTGGCCTGATCGTCCTGGCGATTTCGGAAGGGGCGATCGCCCAAGACGCCAGCGATCAGTCTCTGTGCCCCCGGCCCGCCCTGTCCCGCGTCGTCCGCCACACCATCGCCCCCGGCGAAACCCTCGACAGCATTGCCCAGGCCTACGGTCTGCTGCCCGCCACCCTCATGGGCCTCAACCCCGCCCTGCGCAGCGGCAAAGCGCCGGTCGGCCAAGAAATTTTGGTGCCCCCCTACAACGGCATTCGCGTTGTGGTGCCAGCGGGCCAAACCTGGCGAGACGTCGCCGATACCTATGGCGTCCGCGCCGACGCCCTCTTCGAGGTCAACGGCTGTGTCGCCTCCCCCACGACGATCTTTGTGCCGGGGGTCAACTGGTCACCCAACACCCCAGGCGCTCAGTACGCCGCTGCGCCCCCGACCCCCCAGCGCTATCTCACCCGCTATCCCCTGCCCAGCGCTGCCCAGGTCGCAGACGTGTACGGCTGGCGGGTGCATCCCGTCTCCAACGAGGTGGCTTTCCACAGTGGCGTCAACCTCCAGGCCGCCGCAGGGACGCCCGTATACGCGGCGGGCGATGGCACAGTCGCCTTCGTGGGGATGCGGGAAAACTACGGCAACCTGGTGGTGATCAATCACCAGGGCGGCCTGCAAACCCGCTACGGCTTTTTGGCGAGCATGCAGGTGAAAACTGGCCAAACCGTGAAAGCGGGGGACGTGGTTGGAGCCGTTGGGGAAGGCAATCTCCCCAGTCCGTCCCTGGACTTTGAGGTGCGGCGCAACTCGGATCTGGGCTGGGTGGCGGAGGATCCAGAGCCCTACCTGCGCGAAATGGGCCGTCCCTAG